A single window of Halobacterium jilantaiense DNA harbors:
- a CDS encoding DUF106 domain-containing protein, with amino-acid sequence MARTAEKVRSLVREDPEMATILEDLLDHDGELQWQDVSGDVSSGQWGRLLEKDILVEGDEGFRFADPEGVEDGLAPDDGGDDDSPENTSWSTYDKLAGVGAVGAMIGYSYSPIRNGIGNSIDMLLGPLDAMLPFYVVILVLAVLTGLYSTLLQANLTDMDKMSEYQERAQALQDKMSAAKERGDEAEVERLREEQMEAFGDQAGMLKEQFRPMVWIMLLTIPVFLWMYWKLGTGRVPTEELNMTLPLMGNVDLQNGQVLVFPAWIVWYMVCSFSFSNVIRKALNIQTSPT; translated from the coding sequence ATGGCACGAACCGCGGAGAAAGTACGGTCGCTGGTCCGCGAGGACCCCGAGATGGCGACCATCCTCGAGGACCTCCTCGACCACGACGGCGAGCTCCAGTGGCAGGACGTCAGCGGCGACGTTTCCAGCGGCCAGTGGGGTCGCCTCCTGGAGAAGGACATCCTCGTGGAGGGCGACGAGGGGTTCCGGTTCGCCGACCCCGAGGGCGTCGAGGACGGACTCGCACCCGACGACGGCGGCGACGACGACTCCCCCGAGAACACGTCGTGGTCGACGTACGACAAGCTCGCGGGCGTCGGCGCTGTCGGCGCGATGATCGGGTACAGCTACTCGCCAATCCGGAACGGCATCGGCAACTCGATCGACATGCTGCTCGGCCCGCTCGACGCGATGCTGCCGTTCTACGTCGTGATTCTCGTTCTGGCGGTGCTCACGGGCCTGTACTCCACGCTCCTGCAGGCGAATCTGACGGACATGGACAAGATGTCGGAGTACCAGGAGCGCGCCCAGGCGCTTCAGGACAAGATGTCCGCCGCGAAGGAGCGCGGCGACGAGGCCGAGGTCGAACGCCTCCGCGAGGAGCAGATGGAAGCGTTCGGCGACCAGGCGGGCATGCTCAAGGAGCAGTTCCGGCCGATGGTGTGGATCATGCTGCTCACCATCCCGGTGTTCCTCTGGATGTACTGGAAGCTCGGCACCGGCCGCGTCCCCACCGAGGAGCTCAACATGACGCTCCCGCTCATGGGTAACGTCGACCTCCAGAACGGCCAGGTCCTCGTGTTCCCGGCCTGGATTGTCTGGTACATGGTCTGCTCGTTCAGCTTCTCGAACGTCATCCGGAAGGCGCTGAACATCCAGACGTCGCCGACGTAA
- a CDS encoding adenylate kinase — MSNPNLLLLGAPGAGKGTQSRRLVDEFGVEHVTTGDALRANKQMDISHLDVEYETPGEYMDAGELVPDEVVNEIVKSALADADGYVLDGYPRNESQTEYLDSITDLDAVLYLDVDEEELVGRLTGRRVCEDCGATFHVDFDQPEEAGVCDECGGDLYQREDDTEETARERIQVYEDNTAPVVEYFREAGVLVEIDGEQTPDEVWTDVRDAVAERDD, encoded by the coding sequence ATGAGCAACCCGAACCTACTCCTGCTGGGCGCACCGGGCGCTGGGAAAGGCACGCAGAGCCGACGACTCGTCGACGAGTTCGGCGTCGAGCACGTCACCACTGGCGACGCGCTCCGCGCGAACAAGCAGATGGACATCAGCCACCTCGACGTGGAGTACGAGACGCCGGGCGAGTACATGGACGCCGGCGAACTCGTGCCCGACGAAGTCGTCAACGAGATCGTCAAGAGCGCACTGGCGGACGCCGACGGCTACGTCCTCGACGGCTACCCCCGCAACGAGAGCCAGACGGAGTACCTCGACTCCATCACGGACCTCGACGCCGTGCTCTATCTGGACGTCGACGAGGAGGAGCTGGTGGGTCGGCTGACCGGCCGCCGGGTCTGCGAGGACTGCGGTGCGACCTTCCACGTGGACTTCGACCAGCCCGAGGAGGCCGGCGTCTGCGACGAGTGCGGCGGCGACCTCTACCAGCGCGAGGACGACACGGAAGAGACAGCGCGAGAGCGCATCCAGGTGTACGAGGACAACACCGCGCCCGTCGTGGAGTACTTCCGGGAGGCGGGCGTGCTGGTCGAAATCGACGGCGAGCAGACGCCCGACGAGGTCTGGACTGACGTCCGGGACGCGGTCGCAGAGCGCGACGACTGA
- a CDS encoding BsuPI-related putative proteinase inhibitor, with translation MLDASVTASVVDGDLELAFTVRNTGDEPVECSFRDGQRVDAVAERDDDSERDADEVWRYGDGRLFSMALGTETIPTGGEATFDATWHDPDPGEYRVRVWLAATDADASAETRVSVA, from the coding sequence GTGCTGGACGCCAGCGTGACTGCCAGTGTCGTGGACGGCGACCTCGAACTCGCGTTCACCGTCCGGAATACGGGCGACGAGCCGGTCGAGTGTTCGTTTCGGGACGGCCAGCGCGTCGACGCCGTCGCCGAACGGGACGACGACAGCGAGCGTGACGCCGACGAAGTGTGGCGGTACGGCGACGGCCGACTGTTCTCGATGGCGCTCGGGACGGAGACGATTCCGACCGGGGGCGAGGCGACGTTCGACGCGACGTGGCACGACCCCGACCCCGGCGAGTACCGGGTCAGGGTGTGGCTCGCCGCGACCGACGCCGACGCCAGCGCCGAGACGCGAGTATCGGTCGCGTGA
- a CDS encoding hybrid sensor histidine kinase/response regulator — MTTVSGDPIVVLLVEDDDALADLTATYLEREDDDFDVTTRPDAESALEYLGDATVDCIVSDHDMPGMNGLEFLEVVREAHSELPFMLFTGKGDEEIASDAISAGVTDYLQKDTGTDQYTVLANRVRNAVEKRRSQTALREEKHLLEQVLATTPGSVVFQPDGRVASATDRAQATLGLKDAQFPADPDWTLADLDGDPLGGNDHPARRVADSGQPLHGERLAVVFPDGWEKYLVMHCAPIFDDDGGVDRVVASFTDITDRVRRERELARVQTIVQAVGDPVYTTDEDGVITFVNDAFEELSGRDRDDLVGSHSSTLMTDDDFAEGTRVVSRLMKGDGESATVSLTGEHWADGVDHLDVHVGLLPEDGGFRGTAGVVRDVTEQRRRERKLRESEEKYATVVEEANDGVFVAQDGVLKFANSEGAAILDSDPESLEGTPVADVVAPEYRETVLSRLERRLAGGDPERRYEFEALTTDGDRTPIEFTAATITYEDDPAVLAICRDVADRRERERQRRRAETIVETAPDAVFILDEAANYVDGNRQAADLLGLPYDELSDHSVPELVDDGIFEREVVPRYRETVAALLSSDNDHDKGKFEFRVHPADGDETRVVECHLALRPHDGDFRGAIGVLRDVTERNRRRRELEAQNERLDEFASVVSHDLRSPLNVATGWLQRYRQTGDEDTLVTVEESLDRVDEILDELLTLARDGPDSRDPEAVPLQDAAAAAWNAVDTGDANVDIDTDDCRVTAVPSRLQELFENLFRNAVEHGSTDHASRTPESVVPSERPVQPDGAFRESAAVTVRVGELDDRRGFYVADDGPGIRETNREDVFEMGYTTTTSGTGFGLAIVATTAENHGWDVTLTESADGGARFEFET, encoded by the coding sequence ATGACGACCGTGTCAGGGGACCCCATCGTCGTCCTCCTCGTCGAGGACGACGACGCGCTCGCGGACCTCACCGCGACGTACCTCGAACGGGAAGACGACGACTTCGACGTGACGACCCGGCCGGACGCCGAATCCGCGCTCGAGTATCTCGGGGACGCGACCGTCGACTGCATCGTCTCGGACCACGACATGCCCGGGATGAACGGCCTGGAGTTCCTCGAAGTCGTCCGCGAGGCCCACTCCGAACTCCCGTTCATGCTGTTCACCGGGAAAGGCGACGAGGAAATCGCGAGCGACGCCATCTCCGCGGGCGTCACCGACTACCTCCAGAAGGACACCGGAACCGACCAGTACACCGTCCTCGCCAACCGCGTGCGCAACGCCGTCGAGAAGCGGCGCTCGCAGACCGCGCTCCGCGAGGAGAAACACCTCCTCGAACAGGTCCTCGCCACCACTCCGGGGTCCGTCGTCTTCCAGCCCGACGGCCGCGTCGCCTCCGCCACGGACCGCGCGCAGGCGACACTCGGACTGAAGGACGCGCAGTTCCCCGCCGACCCCGACTGGACGCTCGCAGACCTCGACGGCGACCCGCTCGGCGGGAACGACCATCCCGCCCGCCGGGTCGCCGACAGCGGCCAGCCGCTGCACGGCGAACGGCTCGCGGTCGTCTTCCCGGACGGCTGGGAGAAGTACCTCGTGATGCACTGCGCGCCCATCTTCGACGACGACGGCGGCGTCGACCGGGTCGTCGCCTCGTTCACCGACATCACCGACCGCGTACGCCGAGAGCGCGAACTCGCGCGCGTCCAGACCATCGTTCAGGCCGTCGGCGACCCCGTCTACACGACCGACGAAGACGGCGTCATCACGTTCGTCAACGACGCCTTCGAGGAACTCAGCGGCCGCGACCGAGACGACCTCGTCGGCAGCCACTCGTCGACGCTGATGACCGACGACGACTTCGCCGAGGGGACCCGCGTCGTCTCACGCCTCATGAAGGGTGACGGCGAGTCCGCGACCGTGTCGTTGACTGGTGAGCACTGGGCCGACGGCGTCGACCACCTCGACGTCCACGTCGGCCTGCTCCCGGAGGACGGCGGCTTCCGGGGGACAGCCGGCGTCGTCCGGGACGTCACCGAGCAGCGCCGCCGCGAACGCAAACTCCGGGAGAGCGAGGAGAAGTACGCGACCGTCGTCGAGGAGGCGAACGACGGCGTGTTCGTCGCCCAGGACGGCGTCCTGAAGTTCGCGAACTCCGAGGGTGCCGCCATCCTCGACTCCGACCCGGAGTCCCTCGAAGGGACGCCGGTCGCGGACGTCGTCGCGCCGGAATACCGCGAGACAGTCCTCTCCCGGCTGGAACGCCGACTCGCCGGCGGCGACCCCGAGCGGCGCTACGAGTTCGAGGCGCTGACCACCGACGGCGACCGAACCCCAATCGAGTTCACTGCAGCCACCATCACCTACGAGGACGACCCCGCCGTGCTCGCCATCTGCCGAGACGTCGCCGACCGCCGCGAGCGCGAACGGCAGCGACGGCGCGCCGAGACCATCGTGGAGACCGCGCCGGACGCGGTGTTCATCCTCGACGAAGCGGCCAACTACGTGGACGGCAACCGTCAGGCGGCCGACCTGCTCGGACTCCCCTACGACGAACTCAGCGACCACAGCGTCCCCGAGCTCGTCGACGACGGAATCTTCGAGCGCGAAGTCGTCCCTCGATACCGGGAGACAGTCGCCGCGTTGCTGTCCTCGGACAACGACCACGACAAGGGCAAATTCGAGTTCCGCGTCCACCCGGCCGACGGCGACGAGACCAGAGTCGTGGAGTGCCACCTCGCGCTCCGCCCCCACGACGGCGACTTCCGGGGAGCCATCGGCGTACTCCGGGACGTCACCGAACGGAACCGGCGACGCCGCGAACTGGAAGCCCAGAACGAACGCCTCGACGAATTCGCGAGCGTCGTCAGCCACGACCTCCGGAGCCCGCTGAACGTCGCCACGGGGTGGCTGCAGCGCTACCGGCAGACCGGCGACGAGGACACGCTCGTCACTGTCGAGGAGTCCCTCGACCGCGTCGACGAGATACTCGACGAACTGCTGACGCTCGCCCGCGACGGCCCCGACAGCCGAGACCCCGAGGCCGTCCCGCTTCAGGACGCCGCCGCTGCGGCCTGGAACGCTGTCGATACCGGCGACGCCAACGTCGACATCGACACCGACGACTGCCGGGTGACGGCTGTCCCCAGCCGTCTCCAGGAGCTCTTCGAGAACCTCTTCCGGAACGCTGTCGAACACGGTTCGACAGACCACGCGTCGCGCACCCCGGAGAGCGTCGTCCCGTCCGAACGGCCGGTCCAGCCCGACGGGGCGTTCCGGGAGTCCGCAGCGGTGACGGTTCGCGTCGGCGAACTCGACGACCGGCGAGGGTTCTACGTGGCGGACGACGGGCCCGGTATCCGCGAGACCAACCGCGAAGACGTCTTCGAGATGGGGTACACGACGACCACGAGCGGCACCGGGTTCGGGCTCGCAATCGTCGCCACGACCGCGGAGAACCACGGCTGGGACGTGACGCTGACGGAGAGCGCGGACGGCGGCGCGCGCTTCGAGTTCGAGACGTGA
- a CDS encoding RNA-guided pseudouridylation complex pseudouridine synthase subunit Cbf5 — protein MIRAPPEDRDPDAVLEFGVVNLDKPPGPSAHQVSAWIRDMVGVEKAAHAGTLDPKVTGCLPVLTGAATRLAPALLEGPKEYVAVLELHDDPPRNFEAVVADFEGDVYQKPPKKSAVARRLRSREVYALDVLDLDGRQALLRIECESGTYVRKLCHDIGRALGTNAHMGHLRRTATTPFDDTGLVTLHGLSDALAWLRDEDDTEPPGTAEDALRAAVQPAECALTHLPSVTIADSAAREVANGAPVYAPGVLAADDADRGALVACHTEAGSAVCLGRLAGDPDADSGTVVDLERVLV, from the coding sequence ATGATTCGAGCCCCGCCCGAGGACCGCGACCCCGACGCCGTCCTAGAGTTCGGCGTCGTGAACCTCGACAAGCCGCCGGGACCCTCTGCCCATCAGGTGTCCGCGTGGATTCGGGACATGGTCGGCGTCGAGAAGGCCGCCCACGCCGGCACCCTCGACCCGAAAGTCACGGGCTGTCTCCCAGTGCTCACCGGGGCTGCCACCAGACTCGCGCCCGCGCTGCTGGAAGGTCCGAAGGAGTACGTCGCCGTCCTCGAACTCCACGACGACCCGCCCCGGAACTTCGAGGCGGTCGTCGCCGACTTCGAGGGCGATGTCTACCAGAAACCGCCGAAGAAGTCCGCGGTCGCCCGCCGACTGCGCAGCCGCGAAGTGTACGCCCTCGACGTCCTCGACCTCGACGGTCGCCAAGCTCTGCTCCGCATCGAGTGCGAGTCCGGGACGTACGTCCGGAAGCTCTGTCACGACATCGGGCGCGCGCTCGGGACGAACGCCCACATGGGTCACCTCCGTCGCACCGCCACCACGCCGTTCGACGACACCGGCCTCGTCACGCTCCACGGCCTCTCGGACGCGCTCGCGTGGCTGCGCGACGAGGACGACACCGAACCACCGGGCACCGCGGAAGACGCGCTCCGCGCGGCCGTCCAGCCCGCCGAATGCGCGCTCACGCACCTGCCGAGTGTCACCATCGCCGACTCCGCCGCCCGCGAGGTCGCGAACGGCGCGCCGGTGTACGCACCCGGCGTCCTCGCGGCCGACGACGCCGACCGCGGCGCGCTCGTCGCCTGCCACACCGAAGCCGGGTCCGCGGTCTGCCTCGGCCGCCTCGCCGGCGACCCCGACGCGGACTCGGGCACGGTCGTCGACCTGGAGCGCGTCCTCGTCTGA
- a CDS encoding ABC transporter substrate-binding protein encodes MRGRLTRRRYLMGAAASSALLAGCASPESDGDENTDDLTTAGQRTDATTTTGSADYQASLAPMGDVTFEQPPENAFVLFPQYADMAVALGHGDAVNSIYVPQMSGPTMNNYYDRLDGVGFDYEGLPDPLGDGLDPEEFYDLDSDVHFLDPAYVRTQDGWDESDIADIASSIGPWFGNFYSGTHAQPHEAYRDDYEYYTLWELFGRVADVFQERERFEALRGVHEDLLATIESELPPESERPTAVRVTYSEGSFYTYHLNKPGYWLADTRPLAAHDAFADEDWSSLWGTVGYETMLDADPDVILHLWGATPNYDMTDVRERLRNSETGGRLSAVENDRVYASGMRYQGPIMNLFQLEMTAKQLYPDVFGEWPEYEGGSYPEIPEAERLFDRDEVARIVTDGA; translated from the coding sequence ATGCGCGGGAGACTGACGCGCCGACGGTACCTGATGGGGGCGGCGGCCAGCAGTGCGCTGCTCGCCGGCTGTGCGAGCCCCGAGTCGGACGGCGACGAGAACACGGACGACCTGACCACGGCCGGCCAGCGAACGGACGCAACCACGACCACCGGGTCGGCGGACTACCAGGCGTCACTGGCTCCGATGGGCGATGTCACGTTCGAGCAGCCGCCGGAGAACGCCTTCGTGCTGTTCCCCCAGTACGCCGACATGGCGGTCGCACTCGGCCACGGTGACGCCGTCAACTCCATCTACGTCCCGCAGATGAGCGGTCCGACGATGAACAACTACTACGACCGCCTCGACGGCGTCGGCTTCGATTACGAGGGGCTGCCGGACCCGCTCGGTGACGGCCTCGACCCCGAGGAGTTCTATGACCTCGACAGCGACGTCCACTTCCTCGACCCCGCGTACGTGCGCACGCAGGACGGCTGGGACGAAAGTGATATCGCGGACATCGCGTCGAGCATCGGCCCGTGGTTCGGGAACTTCTACAGCGGCACGCACGCCCAGCCTCACGAGGCCTACCGCGACGACTACGAGTACTACACGCTCTGGGAGCTGTTCGGCCGGGTCGCCGACGTGTTCCAGGAACGCGAGCGCTTCGAGGCGCTCCGGGGGGTCCACGAGGACCTGCTCGCGACCATCGAGTCGGAGCTGCCGCCAGAGAGCGAGCGTCCGACGGCCGTCCGCGTGACGTACAGCGAGGGCTCGTTCTACACGTACCACCTGAACAAGCCCGGGTACTGGCTGGCCGACACTCGGCCGCTGGCCGCCCACGACGCGTTCGCCGACGAGGACTGGTCGAGCCTCTGGGGGACGGTCGGTTACGAGACGATGCTGGACGCGGACCCGGACGTTATCCTCCACCTCTGGGGCGCGACTCCGAACTACGACATGACAGACGTCCGCGAGCGCCTCCGGAATAGCGAAACCGGCGGCCGGCTCTCCGCGGTGGAGAACGACCGTGTGTACGCGTCGGGAATGCGCTACCAGGGCCCCATCATGAACCTCTTCCAGCTCGAGATGACCGCCAAGCAGCTCTACCCGGACGTGTTCGGCGAGTGGCCCGAGTACGAGGGCGGCTCGTACCCCGAGATTCCCGAGGCCGAACGCCTGTTCGACCGCGACGAGGTCGCGCGCATCGTCACCGACGGGGCCTGA
- a CDS encoding DsrE family protein has protein sequence MRSVVHLSSGDEAEQETALAVAENMLADESDSIDEVAVVAQSGGIEAVTADGEYADRVRSLLDDGVPFKGCANTLETASLDESDLVDGVETVPEGAVEVTRLQNDGYAYLRP, from the coding sequence ATGCGAAGCGTCGTACACCTGAGCTCCGGCGACGAGGCCGAACAGGAGACCGCGCTGGCCGTCGCGGAGAACATGCTCGCCGACGAGAGCGACAGCATCGACGAAGTCGCGGTCGTCGCGCAGTCCGGTGGCATCGAAGCCGTGACCGCCGACGGCGAGTACGCGGACCGCGTCCGCTCGCTGCTCGACGACGGCGTCCCGTTCAAGGGCTGTGCGAACACCCTCGAGACGGCGAGCCTCGACGAGTCGGACCTCGTCGACGGCGTCGAGACAGTGCCGGAGGGTGCCGTCGAGGTGACGCGCCTCCAGAACGACGGGTACGCGTACCTCCGACCCTGA
- a CDS encoding TrkH family potassium uptake protein codes for MRLRVDWRASAALVGTVVKWLSVPLLVPLAVSLYYGDGGVAAFVVTILVALAVGTAMERVGDIQNIGSREGFLMVAGTWLAVSIVGALPYLVAAHGIPGVAAATAPMSKLANPANALFETMSGFTTTGATVLGEISFDRHSHGILMWRQLTQWLGGMGIVVLAVAILPELSVGGAQLMDAEAPGPGIQKLTPRIAETARALWLAYAGITAVEVLLLFGLNQAGFADNMGLYNAVAHGFTTMATGGFSPEAKSIEAFTGIVQWVIVPFMFAAGTNFALIWQALTGDLDELFGDAEFRFYAGVSGVFTAVIAGLLFAGPTLDVAVGPVAGEAEVSLRHAAFQAVSIVTTTGYASMDFAQWGEPAKYVLFLAIFVGGSAGSTGGAVKMVRWLVIIKSLKRELFTTIHPEAVEPVRLGGRALDESGVRGIYAFTAVYFALFAFGTVFVAIDASRIDETLSAIEVMSAVAATLGNVGPGFGMVGPMGSYEPLTNATKLLMVGLMWVGRLEVIPVLVLFTKSYWQD; via the coding sequence ATGAGGCTCAGAGTCGACTGGCGGGCGAGCGCGGCACTCGTCGGCACCGTTGTGAAGTGGCTCTCGGTGCCGCTGCTCGTGCCGCTGGCGGTGAGTCTCTACTACGGCGACGGCGGCGTGGCGGCGTTCGTCGTGACCATTCTGGTGGCGCTCGCGGTCGGTACCGCGATGGAGCGGGTCGGCGACATCCAGAATATCGGCAGCAGGGAGGGGTTCCTGATGGTTGCGGGCACGTGGCTCGCGGTGAGCATCGTCGGTGCCCTCCCGTACCTCGTGGCGGCCCACGGCATCCCGGGCGTGGCGGCAGCGACGGCTCCCATGTCGAAGCTCGCGAATCCCGCGAACGCGCTGTTCGAGACGATGAGCGGCTTCACGACGACGGGGGCGACCGTCCTCGGGGAGATATCGTTCGACAGGCACTCCCACGGCATCCTCATGTGGCGGCAGCTCACGCAGTGGCTCGGCGGCATGGGGATTGTCGTGCTCGCGGTCGCCATCCTCCCCGAACTCTCGGTCGGCGGCGCGCAACTGATGGACGCCGAAGCGCCCGGGCCGGGCATCCAGAAGCTCACGCCCCGCATCGCGGAGACGGCGCGCGCGCTCTGGCTGGCGTACGCCGGCATCACGGCCGTCGAAGTGCTCCTGCTGTTTGGCCTCAATCAGGCCGGCTTCGCGGACAACATGGGGCTGTACAACGCCGTCGCCCACGGCTTCACGACGATGGCGACGGGCGGCTTCAGCCCGGAGGCGAAGTCTATCGAGGCGTTCACCGGTATCGTCCAGTGGGTCATCGTGCCGTTCATGTTCGCGGCGGGGACGAACTTCGCGCTCATCTGGCAGGCGCTGACCGGCGATCTGGACGAACTGTTCGGGGACGCCGAGTTCCGGTTCTACGCCGGCGTCTCGGGCGTCTTCACGGCTGTCATCGCCGGCCTGCTGTTCGCCGGCCCGACCCTCGACGTCGCGGTCGGCCCGGTCGCGGGCGAGGCGGAGGTGTCGCTGCGACACGCCGCCTTCCAGGCTGTCTCCATCGTCACCACCACGGGGTACGCGAGCATGGACTTCGCCCAGTGGGGCGAGCCCGCGAAGTACGTCCTCTTCCTCGCCATCTTCGTCGGCGGGAGCGCGGGCAGCACCGGCGGCGCGGTGAAGATGGTGCGCTGGCTGGTCATCATCAAGAGCCTCAAACGCGAGCTGTTCACGACCATCCACCCGGAGGCCGTCGAGCCGGTCCGGCTGGGCGGCCGAGCACTCGACGAGTCCGGCGTCCGCGGCATCTACGCGTTCACCGCCGTCTACTTCGCGCTGTTCGCGTTCGGGACGGTGTTCGTCGCCATCGACGCGTCGCGCATCGACGAGACGCTGTCGGCCATCGAGGTGATGAGCGCCGTCGCCGCCACCCTCGGGAACGTCGGGCCGGGGTTCGGCATGGTCGGCCCAATGGGGAGCTACGAGCCGCTGACGAACGCCACAAAGCTCCTGATGGTCGGTCTGATGTGGGTGGGTCGACTAGAAGTCATCCCCGTGCTCGTCCTGTTCACGAAGTCCTACTGGCAGGACTGA
- the trkA gene encoding Trk system potassium transporter TrkA produces the protein MRILIVGAGEVGSSIAGSLAGSHEVVVVDRDADRVESIQYSEDVLGVTGDGTDLDVLQEAEVAAADVVISVTNSEETNLIVCATAKTRSDAFTIARVEQTNYLDTWQAHQGAFGVDFLVCTNLLAAQTIVRIVGLPSARDVNPFADGRVEMAEFDVPDGSPLAGQTVAEADRFDELTFVAVIPADTDDAQIAGGDTVLEPGSRVVVVGLPQTVREFARTLFTDGELDEVEDVVVVGGSKTGELTAHLLVERGLSPRVVEVDDERARDLAERVPNATILSHDATDPEFLTREHVQDADVVVATLGSDERSLLAALLAKRVGADRAIAVVDQPRYVELFEAVGVDVAVNPREVTAEEITRFTRERRAENVAIVGSGGAEVLEVEITDESVLAGRTIEAGVADLPAGVVLGAITRDDELVTPRGDTVVEVGDHVVAFAQADAVDEVTSKL, from the coding sequence GTGCGCATCCTCATTGTCGGCGCCGGCGAGGTCGGGTCGAGTATCGCGGGCAGCCTCGCGGGCTCCCACGAAGTCGTCGTCGTGGACCGGGACGCCGACCGAGTCGAGTCTATCCAGTACAGCGAGGACGTCCTCGGTGTCACCGGCGACGGGACCGACCTGGACGTGCTGCAGGAGGCCGAGGTGGCGGCGGCCGATGTCGTCATCTCGGTGACGAACAGCGAGGAGACGAACCTCATCGTCTGTGCCACGGCGAAGACCCGGAGCGACGCGTTCACCATCGCGCGCGTCGAGCAGACGAACTACCTCGACACGTGGCAGGCCCACCAGGGAGCCTTCGGTGTGGACTTCCTCGTCTGCACGAACCTCCTGGCGGCCCAGACCATCGTCCGCATCGTGGGGCTGCCGTCGGCCCGCGACGTGAATCCGTTCGCGGACGGGCGCGTGGAGATGGCCGAGTTCGACGTGCCGGACGGGAGCCCGCTCGCGGGGCAGACCGTCGCGGAAGCCGACCGCTTCGACGAACTCACGTTCGTCGCCGTGATTCCGGCCGACACGGACGACGCCCAGATTGCCGGCGGAGACACTGTCCTCGAGCCGGGGTCTCGCGTGGTCGTCGTGGGCCTGCCACAGACCGTTCGGGAGTTCGCCCGGACGCTCTTCACCGACGGGGAACTCGACGAGGTCGAAGACGTGGTCGTCGTCGGCGGGTCGAAGACCGGTGAACTCACCGCCCACCTGCTCGTAGAGCGCGGGCTGTCGCCGCGCGTCGTGGAGGTCGACGACGAGCGCGCCCGGGACCTCGCGGAGCGAGTGCCGAACGCGACTATTCTCTCCCACGACGCCACCGACCCGGAGTTCCTGACGCGCGAACACGTCCAGGACGCGGACGTGGTGGTGGCGACGCTCGGCAGCGACGAGCGGTCGCTGCTGGCGGCGCTGCTCGCGAAGCGCGTGGGTGCGGACCGCGCCATCGCCGTCGTCGACCAGCCGCGGTACGTGGAGCTGTTCGAGGCGGTGGGCGTGGACGTCGCTGTCAACCCCCGCGAGGTGACCGCGGAGGAAATCACCCGGTTCACGCGCGAGCGACGCGCGGAGAACGTCGCTATCGTCGGCTCCGGCGGCGCTGAAGTGCTGGAGGTCGAAATCACCGACGAGAGCGTGCTCGCGGGACGCACAATCGAGGCGGGCGTCGCCGACCTGCCGGCGGGCGTCGTGCTCGGAGCCATCACGCGGGACGACGAACTCGTGACGCCGCGCGGAGACACAGTCGTGGAAGTCGGTGACCACGTCGTCGCGTTCGCGCAAGCGGACGCAGTCGACGAAGTCACCTCGAAGCTATGA
- the cmk gene encoding (d)CMP kinase, with translation MLVTISGPPGSGKSTVASTLADHLGYEHISGGDIFRGLAEERGMSLEEFNELAEDDPQIDKDLDRQLRETARNQDDVVLESRLAGWMAGEYADIKIWLDAPMGVRARRIAEREDKTPAAARAETEKRENSETQRYEEYYAIDFDDITIYDLSVNTARWGPDAVTDIVLDAVDAYQAERDEGPTPIENVQYQF, from the coding sequence ATGTTAGTCACCATCTCCGGGCCACCGGGGAGCGGGAAGAGCACGGTCGCGTCGACACTCGCCGACCACCTCGGGTACGAACACATCTCGGGTGGCGACATCTTCCGCGGGCTCGCCGAGGAGCGCGGCATGAGCCTCGAAGAGTTCAACGAGCTCGCCGAGGACGACCCCCAGATCGACAAGGACCTCGACCGACAGCTCCGGGAGACCGCACGCAATCAGGACGACGTCGTTCTGGAGTCCCGGCTCGCGGGGTGGATGGCGGGCGAGTACGCCGACATCAAAATCTGGCTGGACGCGCCGATGGGCGTGCGGGCGCGCCGCATCGCCGAGCGCGAGGACAAGACGCCGGCGGCGGCGCGCGCGGAGACCGAGAAGCGCGAGAACTCCGAGACGCAGCGATACGAGGAGTACTACGCCATCGACTTCGACGACATCACTATCTACGACCTCTCGGTGAACACTGCGCGCTGGGGGCCGGACGCTGTCACGGACATCGTTCTGGACGCCGTCGACGCCTATCAGGCCGAGCGCGACGAGGGCCCGACGCCCATCGAGAACGTCCAGTACCAGTTCTGA